A single genomic interval of Syntrophobotulus glycolicus DSM 8271 harbors:
- a CDS encoding glutamine--tRNA ligase/YqeY domain fusion protein — protein MSINTSFSTANSNFIRNIIIEDRENHPGKEVHTRFPPEPNGYLHIGHAKSICLNFGLAKEFNGLCNLRFDDTNPSKEETEYVDSIKEDVKWLGFDWEDRVYYASDYFEKLYEFALKLIKKGKAFVCDLSAEETRAYRGTLTHPGKNSPFRDRTVEENLALFEEMKEGKYPNGAKVLRAKIDMASPNLNLRDPILYRIMHEEHHRTGDKWCIYPMYDFAHPLSDALENISYSICTMEFEDHRPLYDWLIKELIESKQKPRQYEFARLNLTNTVMSKRVLRQLVETGTVDSWDDPRMPTISGLRRRGYTPEAIRDFCERIGVARANSLVDISMLEHCLREDLNTKAPRVMAVLNPVKVVITNYPEDRVEYLEAENNPEDSQAGTRIVPFAREIYIEREDFMENPPGKFFRLAPDREVRLKHAYIIKCTGLVKGDSGEILEIHCTYDPESKSGGLTSGRKVKGTLHWVSCAHAKDAEIRLYDYLLKGEDLEASTGEDEAKDNDFLSQINPQSKVVLAGCKVEPSITDAKPGMTFQFLRQGYFCADNKDHQADQLVFNRTLGLRDSWAKAGKS, from the coding sequence TTGAGTATTAATACTTCGTTTTCAACTGCAAATTCCAACTTTATACGCAATATCATTATTGAAGACAGGGAGAATCATCCGGGTAAGGAAGTCCATACCAGATTTCCGCCTGAACCCAACGGCTATTTACATATTGGCCATGCCAAGTCCATATGCCTCAATTTTGGTTTAGCTAAAGAATTTAACGGCTTATGCAACCTGCGCTTTGATGACACCAACCCCAGTAAAGAAGAAACAGAATATGTCGATTCCATTAAGGAAGATGTCAAATGGCTGGGCTTTGACTGGGAAGACAGGGTGTATTATGCTTCCGATTACTTTGAAAAGCTATATGAATTTGCCCTCAAGCTGATCAAAAAGGGTAAGGCGTTTGTTTGTGACCTTTCGGCGGAAGAGACCAGAGCATACCGGGGCACACTTACTCACCCCGGCAAGAACAGTCCGTTTCGTGACAGAACAGTGGAAGAGAACCTGGCACTTTTTGAGGAAATGAAGGAAGGCAAATATCCCAACGGAGCTAAAGTTTTACGGGCTAAAATTGATATGGCTTCGCCAAATCTTAACTTAAGAGATCCTATTCTTTACCGGATCATGCATGAAGAACACCATCGGACAGGTGACAAGTGGTGTATTTACCCCATGTATGATTTTGCCCATCCTTTATCCGATGCCTTGGAAAATATCTCGTATTCCATCTGCACCATGGAATTTGAAGATCACCGTCCCCTTTATGACTGGCTGATCAAGGAATTAATTGAATCCAAACAAAAGCCCCGTCAGTATGAGTTTGCCAGGTTAAATCTGACCAATACGGTGATGAGCAAAAGGGTTTTGCGTCAGCTTGTTGAAACAGGGACCGTTGATTCCTGGGATGATCCAAGGATGCCTACCATCTCCGGTTTACGGCGGCGGGGCTATACTCCGGAAGCTATCCGGGATTTTTGTGAACGGATCGGAGTTGCCCGGGCCAACAGTCTTGTTGACATTTCGATGCTGGAACATTGCCTGCGGGAAGATTTGAATACGAAAGCCCCCCGGGTAATGGCCGTTTTAAATCCGGTTAAGGTCGTAATTACCAATTATCCTGAAGACCGGGTTGAATACCTGGAAGCGGAGAATAACCCGGAAGACTCCCAGGCCGGAACACGGATTGTTCCTTTTGCCAGGGAAATCTATATCGAACGGGAAGATTTTATGGAGAACCCTCCCGGCAAGTTTTTCCGCCTGGCTCCGGACCGGGAAGTAAGGCTCAAACACGCCTATATCATCAAATGTACAGGCCTGGTCAAAGGGGATTCCGGAGAAATCCTGGAAATCCACTGTACCTATGACCCGGAAAGCAAGAGCGGGGGATTGACCAGCGGCAGAAAAGTGAAAGGAACCCTGCACTGGGTTTCCTGTGCCCATGCCAAAGATGCTGAAATCAGATTATATGACTATCTGCTGAAGGGTGAAGATTTGGAAGCATCCACTGGGGAAGATGAAGCTAAGGACAATGACTTTCTGTCCCAAATCAATCCTCAGTCCAAAGTTGTTCTTGCGGGGTGCAAGGTTGAACCAAGCATAACAGATGCTAAACCGGGAATGACATTCCAGTTTTTAAGGCAAGGCTATTTTTGCGCGGACAATAAAGACCATCAGGCCGATCAGCTTGTTTTCAACCGGACTTTGGGGCTTAGAGACAGCTGGGCGAAAGCCGGAAAATCCTGA
- a CDS encoding ABC transporter permease translates to MTSKILVRARGYILAGAGIILFWHVLALLVHSPMLPPPQEAFAATLRLLGRDLGSHLQVSAFRVILSTVLSLLIGFPLGLIMGFEAKLDKILAPVVYLIYPVPKIVFLPLILFFLGLGDISKVFLITFIVFFQILVTTRDAVKKVPFEMIDSLRSLGGNRFQIYRHVLIPASLPDVLTALRVSMGTAIAVLFFAESFATSQGLGYFIMDAWSRSAQDEMFAGIIVMGALGTVLFIVLDMLESVVCRWQKIRRQ, encoded by the coding sequence ATGACCTCAAAAATACTGGTCCGGGCCAGAGGATACATCTTAGCCGGGGCAGGAATCATTCTCTTCTGGCATGTATTGGCCTTGCTAGTTCACTCCCCGATGCTTCCTCCGCCCCAGGAGGCTTTTGCCGCGACGCTCCGCTTACTGGGCCGTGATTTAGGGAGCCATTTGCAGGTGAGCGCATTCCGCGTTATTCTCTCAACAGTATTATCATTATTGATCGGCTTTCCTTTAGGATTAATCATGGGTTTTGAAGCAAAACTTGATAAAATACTGGCGCCGGTAGTCTATCTGATCTATCCTGTCCCCAAAATTGTTTTTTTACCGTTGATTTTATTTTTTCTGGGTCTGGGGGATATCTCTAAAGTATTTTTAATTACCTTCATTGTGTTCTTTCAGATTCTTGTGACAACCAGAGACGCGGTAAAAAAAGTCCCCTTCGAAATGATCGATTCTCTCCGGTCGCTTGGCGGGAACAGGTTTCAGATCTACCGCCATGTCCTGATCCCGGCATCCTTGCCTGATGTTCTGACCGCGTTGCGGGTAAGTATGGGGACAGCGATAGCAGTTCTCTTTTTTGCCGAATCTTTCGCCACCAGTCAGGGTTTGGGATATTTCATTATGGATGCCTGGAGCCGCTCCGCCCAGGATGAAATGTTTGCAGGGATCATTGTGATGGGCGCCTTGGGCACCGTGTTGTTTATTGTTCTCGATATGCTTGAAAGCGTGGTATGCCGCTGGCAAAAAATACGGCGGCAATAG
- a CDS encoding ABC transporter ATP-binding protein produces the protein MIEIADCTLDYQQDKKRIRVLDQFDLRINRGESVVLIGPSGCGKSTLLYLLAGLLRPTAGRVMIEGADVAGPRRQTGFILQEYGLFPWLNVEENIRLGLKIRHEALPAARETIERILAEMGLAQYRKHYPSQLSGGQRQRVALARILTLRPDLLLMDEPLSSLDALTRERLQNLLLDIWKKGDITTVLVTHSIEEAVFLGNRIIVLANKQPTFILNEIANLGMGSRTYRNTEDFFKTTNQIRALLEGGAES, from the coding sequence GTGATCGAAATTGCCGATTGTACATTGGACTATCAACAAGACAAAAAAAGAATTCGTGTCCTGGATCAATTTGACCTCAGGATTAACAGGGGAGAGAGCGTTGTTCTGATTGGCCCCTCGGGATGCGGTAAAAGCACTTTGCTTTACCTGCTGGCCGGCCTGTTAAGGCCCACCGCAGGCCGGGTAATGATTGAAGGTGCTGACGTCGCCGGGCCCCGCCGTCAGACCGGATTTATTTTGCAGGAATACGGTCTATTCCCGTGGTTAAATGTTGAAGAGAATATCAGATTAGGACTGAAAATCAGGCATGAAGCTCTTCCTGCCGCCAGAGAAACGATCGAGCGCATTCTGGCTGAAATGGGACTGGCGCAGTATCGAAAACATTATCCCTCCCAGTTAAGCGGCGGGCAGAGACAAAGGGTTGCCCTCGCCAGAATTCTAACCCTTAGGCCGGATTTACTGCTGATGGATGAACCCCTTTCTTCTTTAGATGCTCTGACCAGGGAAAGGCTCCAGAATTTATTATTGGATATCTGGAAAAAAGGGGATATCACGACTGTTTTGGTTACCCACAGTATTGAGGAGGCCGTTTTCTTAGGGAACCGGATCATTGTTCTGGCAAACAAGCAGCCCACCTTTATCCTGAATGAAATCGCCAATCTCGGAATGGGTTCAAGAACTTACCGGAATACGGAAGATTTTTTTAAAACAACGAATCAAATCAGGGCTCTTCTGGAAGGGGGAGCTGAATCATGA
- a CDS encoding ABC transporter substrate-binding protein gives MKKLPLFLMLFLSLTFAAITGCSTPKQAQTVKIGVMPIEDYLPFYVAEKENLFQKDQINVELIPFASAQERDTALQAGQIDGEIADLVAVGLLKKGGTEIKVVSIGLGAVPQEGRFALLASPKSNYRDLKDLAGVEIGVSENSIIDYATDQMLADAGLTEDQIKKLSIPKLPVRKDLLLTDQIKAACLPDPLAALAEQQGARLIRDDTYKNISQTVVLFRTDSLNDKSSEIKQLLQIYGEAGQMLTANPEQYRSLVVEKANVPEPLQESYAIPKFSALQLPIRENYDSVMDWMVGKGLLSQKYSYEDLVTDEFIEKS, from the coding sequence ATGAAGAAACTGCCGTTATTCCTGATGCTTTTTTTGTCACTGACCTTTGCAGCAATAACCGGCTGCAGCACTCCGAAGCAAGCTCAAACCGTCAAGATCGGGGTAATGCCAATTGAGGATTATTTACCTTTCTATGTTGCGGAAAAGGAAAATTTATTTCAAAAAGATCAGATTAATGTTGAATTGATCCCTTTTGCCAGTGCCCAGGAAAGGGATACGGCCCTGCAGGCAGGCCAGATTGACGGAGAGATTGCGGATCTTGTTGCGGTCGGCCTTCTAAAAAAAGGCGGTACAGAGATCAAGGTGGTATCAATCGGACTCGGAGCGGTCCCTCAAGAAGGAAGATTTGCCCTCCTTGCTTCTCCAAAGTCCAATTACCGGGATCTGAAAGACTTAGCCGGGGTGGAAATCGGTGTATCCGAAAATTCTATTATTGATTATGCCACTGATCAGATGCTGGCCGATGCCGGCTTAACTGAAGATCAAATCAAAAAGCTGTCCATTCCTAAGCTGCCTGTTCGTAAGGACTTGCTTCTGACCGATCAGATTAAGGCGGCCTGTCTGCCGGATCCGCTTGCTGCCTTAGCCGAGCAGCAAGGGGCCAGGTTAATTCGAGACGATACATACAAAAATATCTCTCAAACCGTCGTTTTATTCAGAACGGACAGTCTCAATGACAAATCCAGTGAAATCAAGCAGCTTTTGCAGATATACGGCGAAGCGGGCCAAATGCTCACAGCCAACCCTGAACAGTATCGTTCTTTAGTCGTTGAAAAGGCAAATGTTCCGGAGCCTTTGCAGGAAAGTTATGCGATACCGAAGTTCTCCGCTTTACAGCTGCCGATTCGAGAAAATTATGACAGTGTGATGGACTGGATGGTAGGGAAGGGCTTATTGAGCCAGAAATATTCTTATGAAGATTTAGTTACGGATGAATTTATTGAAAAAAGTTAA
- a CDS encoding gamma-glutamyltransferase family protein, translating to MNFEFSKSFFSKRHTIFSTKGVVATSQYLAAQTGLEMLKKGGNAVDAAIAAAACLVVTEPVSNGLGGDAFALVWSKGKLHGLNSSGPAPMNLHPQKIFGLSAGTIPAYGWLPVTVPGIPAAWNELSRKFGRLPFNKLLEPAAIYAEEGYPVSPVVSNSWEKIAAKYKAELKGPLFKEWFKTFTNNGQPPRAGEIWRSPEMACSLRQIGETSAASFYHGELAERLIDFSRSTGGYLQAADLQQYSPQWVDPICTDYKGYTIWELPPNGHGLIVLLALNILKGFDLDSLSEAQVYHTQVEALKLAFADALEFVSDPENMQASVPVLLSNTYAAKRRNLIGSTARDPFPGDPYSGGTVYLATADSDGMMVSLIQSNYQGFGSGLVVPGTGISLQNRGCGFNLIPGHPNCLQPGKRPYHTIIPGFITKGHDPIGPFGVMGAYMQPQGHLQIISNLLDKGLNPQAALDAPRWQWIKNKSLWLEESFPLELSSDLAQSGHEITRSPDTASFGRGQIIWKNGEVYAAGMESRADSAVACW from the coding sequence ATGAATTTTGAATTCAGCAAATCTTTTTTTTCTAAACGCCACACAATCTTTAGCACAAAAGGAGTTGTTGCTACATCACAATATCTTGCCGCGCAAACAGGATTGGAGATGCTTAAAAAGGGCGGGAATGCTGTTGATGCGGCTATTGCCGCCGCTGCCTGCCTTGTCGTGACCGAACCTGTTTCCAACGGATTGGGCGGTGATGCTTTTGCTTTGGTTTGGTCAAAAGGGAAACTCCATGGATTAAACTCCAGCGGCCCTGCTCCAATGAATCTCCATCCTCAAAAGATCTTCGGATTGTCAGCCGGTACAATCCCGGCTTATGGCTGGCTTCCTGTTACCGTCCCGGGAATACCGGCTGCTTGGAATGAGCTTTCCCGTAAATTTGGCAGGCTGCCCTTTAATAAATTACTGGAGCCTGCCGCAATTTATGCAGAGGAAGGCTATCCGGTATCCCCCGTTGTCAGTAATTCCTGGGAGAAAATCGCCGCAAAATACAAGGCGGAATTGAAAGGCCCTTTATTTAAGGAATGGTTTAAAACCTTCACAAATAACGGTCAGCCTCCCCGGGCCGGAGAAATTTGGAGATCCCCTGAAATGGCCTGTTCCCTCCGCCAAATCGGTGAAACTTCAGCCGCGTCTTTCTACCATGGTGAGCTGGCTGAACGCCTGATTGATTTTTCCAGGAGTACCGGAGGTTATTTGCAGGCGGCCGATCTTCAACAATACTCGCCCCAATGGGTTGATCCTATTTGTACAGACTATAAAGGTTATACCATATGGGAACTGCCTCCGAACGGTCATGGCTTGATTGTCCTCTTAGCCCTGAATATCCTTAAAGGCTTTGATCTGGATTCATTATCTGAAGCTCAGGTTTACCATACGCAAGTTGAAGCCTTGAAGTTAGCTTTTGCTGATGCTCTGGAATTTGTCTCTGATCCGGAAAATATGCAGGCATCGGTCCCGGTCCTATTATCAAATACTTATGCCGCCAAAAGAAGAAACCTGATCGGCAGCACCGCCAGGGACCCTTTTCCGGGTGATCCGTACAGCGGAGGCACAGTATATTTAGCCACAGCAGATTCAGACGGAATGATGGTTTCCTTGATTCAAAGCAATTACCAGGGATTCGGCTCCGGTCTGGTGGTCCCAGGTACCGGAATTTCCCTTCAAAACCGTGGCTGCGGATTCAATCTGATCCCTGGGCATCCTAATTGCCTTCAACCCGGCAAACGTCCATACCATACCATCATCCCGGGTTTTATTACGAAAGGCCATGACCCTATTGGTCCCTTTGGCGTGATGGGTGCTTATATGCAGCCGCAGGGCCATCTCCAGATCATTTCCAATCTGCTGGACAAGGGCTTAAATCCTCAAGCAGCTTTGGATGCGCCCAGGTGGCAGTGGATTAAAAATAAATCCTTATGGCTGGAGGAATCATTTCCGCTTGAACTCTCATCTGATTTGGCGCAATCAGGTCATGAAATCACAAGAAGTCCGGATACGGCTTCCTTTGGGCGCGGTCAAATCATCTGGAAAAATGGTGAGGTTTATGCAGCCGGTATGGAATCCCGCGCTGACAGTGCCGTTGCCTGCTGGTAA
- a CDS encoding MGDG synthase family glycosyltransferase, whose translation MKILFLPLFQMPTGHHSVANAVIRSLENRLPEFEYEIVDFFSYADKLLEKAFRLAYLTWIDHSPQTYVWLYKNFMYPSKSNLHHNLCEYKFLAKMKNLLDTQAPDLVVCTQALPSFLINRLKEYGESTPPVINIYTDFFINKLWGITGIDYHFVPDQMIKEELSGKYDLSPAKIFVTGIPVEECFNPHKIQKSTPPYHIIISGGNAGLGDIEHLIQNIDNDEEYLFAVLCGNNQKLYQEILALEQENIKPLRYISCRETMLNLYQNSDAIITKPGGVTLSEALRMRLPIFVHSALPGQEQVNFEYLAKLGLLDQIDQNKSIIDQLDLFFQDQKRQLLWRTKVEEYLRPIEFTAWQKIIDLLEDSFAENSLLRENTFSSGAVLSRKANDE comes from the coding sequence ATGAAAATCTTATTTTTGCCTTTATTTCAAATGCCAACAGGTCATCATTCCGTAGCAAATGCCGTGATAAGGTCTTTAGAAAATAGGCTGCCTGAATTTGAATATGAAATCGTAGACTTTTTCAGCTATGCCGACAAGTTATTGGAAAAAGCTTTTCGTCTTGCTTATCTGACCTGGATTGACCATTCTCCCCAAACTTATGTTTGGCTTTATAAAAATTTTATGTATCCATCCAAATCCAATCTGCACCATAATCTATGTGAGTACAAATTTTTAGCAAAAATGAAAAACCTGCTGGATACGCAGGCTCCTGATTTGGTTGTTTGCACCCAGGCCTTGCCGTCCTTTCTGATCAACCGTCTCAAAGAGTATGGCGAAAGTACGCCCCCGGTCATCAATATTTATACCGACTTTTTCATTAATAAACTTTGGGGGATAACGGGTATTGATTATCATTTTGTTCCCGATCAAATGATCAAGGAAGAGTTGTCTGGAAAATATGATCTTTCTCCCGCTAAAATATTCGTGACCGGTATTCCTGTTGAGGAGTGCTTTAACCCTCACAAGATCCAGAAAAGTACTCCTCCCTATCATATCATTATTTCAGGTGGCAATGCCGGACTGGGGGATATTGAGCACCTGATTCAAAATATTGACAATGATGAAGAATACTTGTTTGCCGTTCTATGCGGCAACAATCAGAAATTATATCAGGAAATCTTGGCTTTGGAGCAAGAAAATATTAAACCTTTAAGGTATATTTCCTGTCGGGAAACCATGCTTAATCTTTATCAAAATTCTGACGCGATCATTACCAAGCCGGGTGGAGTAACACTGAGTGAGGCTTTGAGAATGCGTTTACCGATCTTTGTCCACTCTGCACTTCCCGGCCAGGAACAGGTCAACTTTGAATACCTTGCTAAATTGGGCTTACTTGATCAAATAGATCAGAACAAGTCCATAATTGACCAGCTGGATCTTTTTTTTCAGGATCAAAAAAGGCAGCTCCTTTGGCGGACCAAGGTTGAGGAATATCTTCGACCGATTGAATTCACCGCCTGGCAGAAAATTATTGATCTCTTGGAAGACTCCTTTGCCGAAAATTCTTTGCTGAGAGAAAATACGTTTTCTTCAGGAGCAGTATTAAGCAGAAAGGCTAATGATGAATAA
- a CDS encoding polysaccharide deacetylase family protein has protein sequence MMNNFLFLFLYFFIPILFFYLIIPEICLHILGWGSWKRQYTSGVALTFDDGPDPNFTPLILDSLAKLGVKATFFLVAEKAENHPALVRRIVQEGHTIGCHCYAHRHAWTMGPMTTIRYWKKGLASIKQLSGHEPEYIRPPWGGVNLAFYLWCKLRGKQIVHWSIQGHDWLHTQTPEKILHEILPKIKAGSIILLHDSGGDFGAPQNTVELLPKLVSEIYQNLKLPLVELEIPNWSLYRRIFFRLWEQWERFYVWYFHIQRIDPCNLFRLSLARYKGPNLYDHKGNLLAAKGDLIGEIHLDSLQLQFHEQDYRKIGVKTLQLARKSFPVLTKFIFNSPDYKDIKVYLGVTMLSKAVKGFGFHVQDYHSIFSRMTALFQKIIIKIYHPGGGRETSSLGDKPKLVWITRDTLAEKYL, from the coding sequence ATGATGAATAATTTTCTATTTTTATTCCTTTACTTCTTCATTCCTATCCTGTTCTTTTATTTGATTATTCCGGAAATATGCTTGCATATTCTAGGCTGGGGTTCTTGGAAAAGACAGTATACATCCGGTGTTGCTTTAACCTTTGATGACGGGCCTGATCCCAATTTTACGCCGTTGATTCTCGATTCTTTAGCAAAGCTGGGAGTGAAGGCCACATTTTTTCTGGTCGCCGAAAAAGCTGAGAACCACCCTGCGCTTGTCAGGCGTATCGTTCAGGAAGGCCATACGATCGGCTGCCATTGTTATGCCCACAGACATGCCTGGACAATGGGGCCGATGACAACAATTCGCTATTGGAAAAAAGGTCTGGCTTCCATTAAACAGCTTAGCGGTCATGAACCGGAATATATCCGTCCTCCTTGGGGAGGAGTCAATCTTGCTTTTTATTTATGGTGTAAGCTGCGAGGCAAACAAATTGTTCATTGGTCTATCCAAGGTCATGATTGGCTGCATACACAGACTCCGGAGAAAATCTTGCATGAAATTTTGCCTAAAATTAAAGCGGGATCCATCATTCTTCTTCACGACAGCGGAGGAGATTTCGGGGCGCCGCAAAATACTGTAGAGCTTTTGCCGAAATTGGTTTCGGAAATTTATCAAAACCTGAAGCTCCCTCTGGTTGAGCTTGAAATCCCAAATTGGAGCTTATACAGGCGAATTTTTTTTCGACTATGGGAACAGTGGGAACGCTTTTATGTCTGGTATTTTCACATTCAGCGGATCGATCCCTGTAATCTGTTCCGGCTTTCTTTAGCACGATACAAAGGTCCCAACCTTTATGATCATAAAGGAAACTTATTGGCTGCCAAAGGAGACCTGATCGGGGAAATTCATCTTGACAGCCTTCAGCTTCAATTTCACGAACAGGATTATCGCAAGATTGGAGTCAAGACTCTCCAACTGGCCCGCAAATCTTTTCCTGTATTGACCAAATTTATCTTCAATTCGCCCGATTATAAGGATATTAAGGTATATCTGGGTGTGACAATGCTCAGCAAGGCCGTGAAAGGCTTTGGTTTTCATGTTCAGGACTATCATTCTATCTTTAGCAGAATGACCGCTTTATTTCAAAAAATAATCATTAAAATATACCATCCCGGAGGAGGGCGGGAGACTTCAAGTTTGGGGGACAAGCCTAAACTGGTCTGGATCACCAGGGATACCCTGGCTGAAAAATATTTATGA
- the trpB gene encoding tryptophan synthase subunit beta, producing MSNEGFYGEYGGSFVPPELKNVLQTLADTFEKFKGNPEFNEELDYYLREYVGRPNPLYLAEKLSHQLGGAKIYLKREDLNHTGAHKINNTIGQVLLAKRMGLKRIIAETGAGQHGVATATACALFDLDCIIYMGEEDTKRQALNVFRMELLGAKVVPVTRGTKTLKDAVDAALEDLVMNHQDTFYMLGSAVGPHPYPAIVKHFQAVISREARRQVLAKEGRLPDAVLACVGGGSNAIGIFADFIPDQSVRLIGVEPAGYGIETGKHAAPISAGKPGIIHGFKCYLMSDEQGEPLPTHSISAGLDYPGVGPEHSYLHDTGRAEYVHITDMEALDAFHTLSKVEGIIPALESSHAVAYAMKLAPTMSKDSILIVNLSGRGDKDVQQIFEMMRDKQ from the coding sequence ATGTCCAATGAGGGTTTTTATGGTGAATATGGCGGAAGCTTTGTTCCCCCCGAATTAAAAAACGTCCTTCAGACGCTGGCCGATACATTTGAAAAATTTAAAGGCAATCCTGAATTCAATGAAGAGCTGGATTATTATCTCCGGGAATATGTCGGTCGTCCCAATCCTCTGTATTTGGCGGAAAAGCTTTCCCATCAGCTCGGCGGGGCAAAAATATACCTTAAACGTGAAGATTTGAACCATACCGGAGCCCATAAGATCAATAACACGATCGGTCAGGTTCTTTTAGCCAAACGGATGGGCTTGAAAAGGATCATTGCTGAAACCGGAGCCGGTCAGCATGGAGTTGCAACCGCAACTGCCTGTGCGCTTTTTGATCTGGACTGTATTATTTATATGGGTGAAGAAGATACCAAACGCCAGGCCTTAAATGTTTTCCGTATGGAACTTTTGGGGGCGAAGGTTGTTCCCGTGACCAGAGGAACAAAAACACTGAAGGATGCGGTAGATGCCGCTCTGGAAGATTTGGTCATGAATCATCAGGATACCTTTTATATGCTTGGTTCGGCTGTCGGCCCTCATCCTTATCCCGCTATTGTGAAGCATTTTCAGGCGGTGATCAGCCGTGAAGCCCGCCGGCAGGTTTTAGCCAAAGAAGGCCGCCTGCCTGATGCCGTTCTGGCTTGTGTCGGCGGCGGCAGTAATGCCATCGGTATTTTCGCCGATTTTATCCCGGATCAATCTGTCCGCCTGATTGGGGTTGAACCGGCCGGCTATGGCATTGAAACCGGAAAACACGCCGCTCCGATAAGCGCAGGTAAACCCGGAATTATTCATGGTTTCAAATGTTACCTGATGAGTGATGAACAAGGTGAGCCCCTCCCCACCCATTCTATTTCCGCGGGACTGGATTATCCCGGAGTCGGTCCTGAACATAGCTATCTGCACGATACCGGGCGCGCCGAATATGTCCATATTACGGATATGGAAGCCTTGGACGCTTTCCATACACTGTCTAAGGTGGAAGGGATCATTCCCGCGCTGGAAAGCTCCCACGCTGTTGCCTATGCCATGAAACTTGCTCCAACCATGAGCAAGGACTCCATTTTGATCGTTAACCTCTCGGGACGCGGGGATAAGGATGTGCAGCAGATTTTTGAAATGATGCGGGATAAGCAATGA
- a CDS encoding UxaA family hydrolase — protein MNRKAVVINTNDNVATVVENAESGDDINFFHAREMKNIVLKDNVPCGHKIAIKPIVKGQDILKYGESIGKALQDIRIGEHVHVHNIASNRGRGDLN, from the coding sequence ATGAATAGAAAAGCTGTAGTCATCAACACCAATGATAATGTCGCCACTGTAGTTGAAAATGCCGAAAGCGGTGATGACATTAACTTTTTTCACGCGCGGGAAATGAAAAACATTGTCCTGAAAGACAACGTTCCCTGCGGACATAAAATAGCGATTAAGCCTATTGTTAAAGGCCAGGATATTCTCAAATATGGTGAAAGCATCGGCAAAGCCCTGCAGGATATCAGGATTGGCGAACATGTTCATGTTCATAATATTGCCAGCAATCGGGGCCGCGGAGATTTGAATTGA